In Cydia strobilella chromosome 6, ilCydStro3.1, whole genome shotgun sequence, one DNA window encodes the following:
- the LOC134742105 gene encoding uncharacterized protein LOC134742105 isoform X2: protein MSDVNKNCRSVLARKFKLEMYQIKNNPMSEREHGIDEAMVRHHKHVFFADRLQECVQEHVYYRKQRGHREPLLAPRLYIIYDNIEAREPGDTSDYSAVLDAPFYKLRVEDCREPGYVKLKKLEVLESSLSKEAQEEEHRDSFMNSDDSLYTDSEKESNGSDDAPSEGKGEELLQKLKNKIESNNASTFIKPNAKINQHIVNDTGRRRSGPIKPITSPGNISNMKAIKLTTPSLLEEVVTENTFKVENKDKETNEIKGRKSILKTSRRLSGPVKDVKVMGNQIRLDNTIAEDTETSGYRSTSSSRQEYENDSDYGYATIKESTTPKKVEITSQSNYALSSGVVPDECWTSVQIRSFENWSEDEDEEIDDADSKLSPCRNLFETHHYLTSTSFMANFVDNFMIKLGSSLGLTPDSVNNAMTQGASIYCDMIKNGDKMSYEVFPALFTSWPNAANRWIIRERRRITNPRTNFAYQWPSKNIVNKAINFGCLLVPIGFRPKRGLNPDQKLQWRVTFPAAERYLESCLAHAHLRCYLFALVLHKTFMENQTSKIGIDANHLKNHLFWQCEDNYARWPEDRLGETFKLFIDTFYSNFTQGRFPNYFIDHCNDFKTIPNPLLREVQRQLFDIKESPVMHMLYALEKVKYTKKEFYPKFNCLKLYEILTCRNPLRILNPNINMPVSNRKTSTDTEDEWDNRGMGKMNDKNYLWNKERHRQIQDTKRKGQLYSKKHKTDGKSEKHEIKIDKNRILPRKMESERRRLVFEFFIPHFIAMARSSETFGDIRQALIYLEQAQRLCMLLMEEPAGEITANGYLDVIRDKLTDCQRKLVNQVGYRLTPRSEKHVNRIANSHVHLIRKPRHRFEHIINQDSPTDSAGIPAFTFGDIEYTGKSSALNLTDTYDDEESKL from the exons ATGAGTGACGTCAACAAGAACTGTAGATCCGTTTTGGCGCGAAAGTTTAAATT AGAGATGTATCAAATCAAGAACAATCCAATGAGCGAACGCGAGCACGGCATCGACGAGGCGATGGTGCGGCATCACAAGCACGTATTTTTTGCGGACAGGCTGCAGGAGTGCGTTCAAGAACATGTATATTACCGCAAGCAACGCGGACACCGCGAGCCGCTGCTGGCTCCCAGACTATACATCATATACGACAATATCGAGGCTAGGGAGCCTGGTGACACGTCAGACTACAGCGCGGTTCTTGATGCACCTTTCTATAAACTACGCGTAGAGGATTGTAGAGAACCAG GATATGTTAAGTTAAAGAAGCTTGAAGTACTAGAAAGCTCTCTATCAAAAGAAGCACAAGAAGAAGAACACAGAGACTCGTTTATGAATTCAGATGATAGTCTATACACTGATTCAGAAAAAGAGTCAAATGGATCAGATGATGCTCCGTCAGAAGGAAAAGGAGAAGAGTTACTCCAAAAGCTTAAAAACAAGATCGAGTCCAACAATGCAAGTACTTTTATCAAACCCAACGCTAAAATAAATCAACATATAGTAAATGATACAGGAAGGAGACGCAGTGGACCGATAAAACCGATAACTTCACCtggaaatatttcaaatatgaAAGCTATAAAACTAACAACTCCGTCACTGCTTGAAGAGGTTGTAACTGAAAATACTTTTAAGGTAGAGAATAAAGATAAGGAGACAAACGAAATTAAAGGTAggaaatcaattttaaagaCGTCTCGAAGGCTGAGCGGACCTGTCAAGGATGTTAAAGTCATGGGCAATCAGATACGTCTTGACAATACAATTGCTGAAGACACAGAGACGTCGGGTTACCGATCCACATCTAGCAGTAGACAAGAATATGAAAATGATTCTGACTATGGATATGCCACGATCAAAGAATCTACAACACCGAAAAAAGTAGAGATAACCAGTCAATCTAACTACGCACTTAGCTCGGGAGTAGTACCAGATGAATGCTGGACATCCGTTCAAATCCGCTCCTTTGAAAACTGGAGTGAAGACGAGGATGAAGAAATAGATGATGCAGATTCAAAATTGTCGCCATGTAGAAATCTATTCGAAACCCATCATTACTTAACATCTACAAGCTTTATGGCGAACTTTGTTGACAATTTTATGATAAAATTGGGATCAAGCCTAGGACTCACTCCCGACTCTGTGAACAATGCTATGACGCAAGGAGCTAGTATATACTGTGACATGATAAAAAATGGCGATAAAATGAGTTATGAAGTATTTCCCGCTCTTTTTACTTCGTGGCCAAATGCAGCTAATAGATGGATTATACGTGAAAGGAGAAGAATCACTAATCCTCGAACCAATTTTGCATATCAATGGCCGTCCAAAAATATTGTCAATAAAGCTATAAATTTTGGGTGTTTACTTGTACCTATTGGATTCAGGCCCAAACGAGGATTGAACCCTGATCAGAAGTTGCAGTGGCGAGTTACATTTCCTGCTGCCGAACGTTATCTAGAGAGTTGTTTAGCGCATGCTCACCTAAGATGTTATTTATTTGCACTGGTATTGCATAAGACTTTTATGGAAAATCAAACCTCAAAAATTGGCATAGACGCAAATCATTTGAAAAATCACTTATTCTGGCAGTGCGAAGACAATTATGCAAGGTGGCCAGAAGACCGCCTAGGcgaaacttttaaattgttcatAGACACTTTTTACAGTAATTTCACGCAAGGAAGATTCCCAAATTACTTTATTGATCATTGCAACGACTTTAAAACTATACCCAATCCTCTATTACGTGAAGTACAACGACAATTATTTGATATTAAAGAGTCTCCTGTTATGCACATGCTTTACGCTCTAGAAAAAGTCAAATACACtaaaaaagagttttacccaaAGTTCAACTGCCTCAAACTCTATGAAATCCTGACATGCCGGAATCCTTTGCGAATACTGAATCCAAACATCAATATGCCTGTTTCAAATCGTAAAACCAGTACGGATACTGAAGACGAATGGGACAATAGGGGCATGGGGAAAATGAACGACAAAAATTATCTGTGGAATAAAGAACGGCATCGACAAATACAAGATACAAAACGTAAGGGCCAACTGTATAGCAAGAAACACAAGACGGACGGAAAAAGTGAAAAGCACgaaattaaaattgataaaaat AGAATATTGCCGAGGAAAATGGAGTCAGAGCGAAGACGTCTGGTGTTCGAgttttttattcctcacttcaTTGCAATGGCTCGCTCCAGCGAAACATTCGGCGATATTCGTCAAGCATTAATCTATTTGGAGCAAGCACAAAGGCTTTGCATGCTTTTGATGGAAGAACCCGCTGGTGAGATTACCGCGAATGGTTACCTAGATGTTATTCGCGACAAACTGACGGATTGCCAGAGAAAGTTGGTCAATCAAGTCGGTTACAGATTGACACCGAGAAGTGAAAAGCATGTGAACCGCATAGCTAACTCTCATGTCCATCTTATTCGCAAACCACGCCATCGGTTCGAGCACATTATCAATCAGGATTCACCGACTGACAGTGCTGGCATCCCCGCCTTCACTTTCGGGGACATTGAGTACACTGGGAAGTCTAGTGCTTTAAATTTAACAGATACTTATGATGATGAAGAatcaaaattgtaa